The stretch of DNA aggagagagggacacacaTCAAAAAAAGGCGGGATGCGGGCTCGTAGGACGAGAAGCagggacgcagagagaagagcactCAGCCAGTTGCAGCGCGGACAGGAGATGAAAAGGGAGATATTTCCACTGTTTGAATGCGTGAAAAACTCCTCTGAACCGCCTGGACGCTGCCGTGTAGGCGTGACCCCCTCAGCGTCGCATGGAGCACGACCGGCGGCTGCCAAGCAGTCAAGAAAAGCAGAGCATAGTTCAGATGGTAACTATTGTAGAAAGAGAACAGATTGAACATCATGCATCAATATGACAAAGATTATCAAGGTAATCTGGGATCCTTTAGGAGAAAGGGCTTTTTGTACTCTTTTGCGTATCctcgtttcgtcttttcctctccttacAAGTGAAGGTACTCGGTCTTGTACATCTCGTTCGGGAAATCAAGAAAAACAAtcgccttctgctccttcgtcAACACACTGACTTGTGGTGTCACGACAGGCCTCGGCGTCTGATAATCGAAAGCCTCCAGCAGAGGTCgctggaaagaaaaacaggaaagagacagttCGAAAAAGGTGAGAAAAATGTTCAGACCGCGCCTAGATCCAGATGGACAAGCACGCCCATGTCGCCAGCTAAAAGGACAGATGAAAATCTGAAAACTGCAGCGAccgcagaaacagagagctCTCTCGAACGAACCGCCATATCCACACACACTCCCGCCTACTGCCTGGCAtctggatgcatgcatgcattaTACATGTGGCTAGCCAGGTATCTGAAACGGTGACACGTACAGTCTCCAGGTATATCTGCCACACGGAGTCTATTACGCAAACGCATTCATACGAGAGTAAATGGATAGTgaaagatagatagatagatagatagatagatagatagatagatagatagacagatagaaaTCGAAAGGTAGAGAGATAGTTAAAAATGGGTAGAGAGGTACATAGATCGAGACAAGATAGGCCTAGAAGGATAGATAGCCTGATAGATTCTCGTAGAGGTGTTTGTGTGATGCGCAGTTGGACGAACGTTGCGCGCTTACAGCCCCGCCGAGTGTGAGTTCGTCATCCCAGCGTAGGTGCTCgacgcggcgaagaaaggccagaTCATCTGGAGAAACGTTTTTTCTTCCAAAGGGgtttccctgttcttcctcgttcacGATGGAGTCGAAACACCAGGCGAGGGCGTCTTcgagtgtgcatgcagctgtctCGTCATCTTCGGCGAACTGCttgtcgccgtcgctctcgtcttctctcagcttctcgcctcgagagcctcccgcacgccgtctctgtctccgactCCTTTTCCCGCAGCCCTTTCCTGGGGGCGAAGAGTCGTCCGATAGTCCTGAcgcgttctcgtcctcgtccgaagaggagagcagtgaagaggcggaggatTCGGTTGCACTGTTCTCTACGCTTCCGTCGCTCGAACTCGCACTCTGtgggaaggcggagaagagacagagagaaaagaagaaacgaaacgggAAATGAAAAATGACGGTGAGATGGTGGAGAcggcaaaggagagaggagagaaacgaagaagggggGGACCGAGGgcacgagagcgaagcgcaCGACGGAAAGGAtagaggaaagaaagagatcGGAAGAGAtcgcggcgaggcgaagggaggagagaaacagcaaagAAGATGTCCCAGGCGAGGGGTGGAGACGGAAGCTgccgaaggcgcgagacgaaagggcgagaaggcagcgcccgaaagagagaaaaggcgacaggcaaggaaaacgagaggtTGCAGAAAGGACGACACAGTTAGGACAGTACAGCGAGGTGAAAACCAGCGAGGGTGGGGGCCACGAGCGCAAAGGAAACTCGGGGGAAAGACGAATGCCTCTAAAATGAAAAGGAGGGACAAGGCGTCGGTCTTACCTCTTCAGAATCCTCGTCTGGGGACGAGCCGTCGTCTCCACTACTGCCAcattttctgtgttttctgctctttttcctgccGTCTTTCTGCTTCAGTTTCCGCCGGAGCAGTTCcagccgcttcttcttgtccttcttccttcgctctttcccgcgcctcttaacttctccctcgctttcttcctctccctctcgcatCTCAGCTGCAAAGGAATTCCAGTCATCAAGACCCGAATCTTTTCCTGCGTCCTCAtgctcgttcttctcgctctcttccttctcgctctcttccttctcgctctcatCTCTCTTCACCcagcgtttcttcttctcctttcttgcAACCGCCACAGGTGAAGCACCAGCGACGGGGTTggcgtcgtcttcgtgcGCCGCGCCGTGAGAGTCGCCCGacctctcgcgctcttcctctgcttcacGCCGCCGAACTCCCTCCCCTCCCTTGCTCCaagaacaagaagacgcagaagaggcagaggaggacgaggacgaggaagaactcAAGGGCTCCTCGTCATCGCTGTCATCGAGTTGCGGTCGAACAAGACGACGGCTGAGGAGAAAACAGTTCCGAGCAGGAaagaagtggagacgaaACACCGAAAGTCAAGCTGTCCCACAGACCCGCAGGAACGAGAGACTCTCGCCCCGCTAGAAACCTCAAACTTTCCTCACTGCAGACGTTCCTCGATGTGCACCGGTGCGGCTGAGGAACTCTGACGCGCAGGTTTAGAGTCTGTCCTTCGGACCGACAGCTTATTAAAGAAAATACACAGATATAACTGTCTAGagagatatatagatatatatagagatatatgggcaaatatatatacacatatagatagatacggGTATGTGGAAATGTGTTGATGAAGGCAGACTGTATAGTGTGCATCTCGGTGCTTGCGGGTATTTTCGGTCGTGGAAAGAGACATGTTGGACTGGCGCAGACTCGCGGTAGTTGCGAAAGGCCTACCCTTTCGGACTTACGTTTTCCTGTTGGGGAGAGACAactcctcgtcttcctccatGGTTCCGATTTTGTCAGAAACGCGTCGAGCCTATCGGCACCTCGGGCCCAGGGGAGTTCCGAGGATCCGGGAGTAAAcacaggcgtctctctgtcggggAAGGGATCACGGCAGGCTTCACTTTTCACGAATGACTTCGCGTCTtccagtcttctctctgcaacGCGGGGAAAGTCTGCGTCGAAAGAGATGAATAGAGGCACTGCGAAGGGAGTCCAGTGAGggcgacacggagacagtgtGCAGGGAAAGTGGAAAGCAGGGGCCGAGAAGTGACGCGGGGATCTTCTCGGATCAGACTGGATGTGTCGTCTCCACACTTCAgcaagaagcggagacagcacgaAAGCTGAGGCAGCACacggagaaagcggagaagagggagaagaaagaagagacggaagagaagaaagacgaaaaaaaagcaGACCAGACAAGCAGGTGTTCTGACGCTCTCCTCAGCACTCTGGGCTCAGGAGAATCTGAAAATCAAGGGAAAGCCGCCACAGGGCCCGAAAGGTTGTCTCCCGTGGAGGAAAACCAGAAAGGCCACGCAAAACAGCAGAACAAACCGGAgcagggcgaagaagaggacggaagaagaggaaggaaaggaagaagaaggaaaggaagaagaggaaggaaaggaagaagaggaaggacaggaagaagaggaaggaagggaagaagaggaaggacaggaagaagaggaaggaaaggaaacagaggaaggaaaggaagcagaggaaggacaggaagaagaggaaggaaaggaagcagaggaaggaaaggaagcagaggaaggacaggaagaagaggaaggaaaggaagcagaggaaggaaaggaagaagaggaaggaaaggaagcagaggaaggaaaggaagcagaggaaggaaaggaagaagaggaaggaaaggagcagaggaaggaaaggagcagaggaaggaaaggaagaagaggacggaaaggaagaagaggaaggaaaggaagaagaggaaggacaggaagaagaggaaggaaaggaagaaggagaaggacaggaagaagaggaaggaaaggaagaagaggaaggaaaggagcagaggaaggaaaggagcagaggaaggaaaggagcagaggaaggaaaggaagaggaggacggaaaggaagaagaggacggaaaggaagaagaggaaggaaaggaagaagaggaaggaaaggaagaaggagaaggaaaggaagcagaggaaggaaaggaagcagaggaaggaaaggaagcagaggaaggaaaggaagcagaggaaggaaaggaagcagaggaaggaaaggaagcagaggaaggaaaggaagcagaggaaggaaaggaagcagaggaaggaaaggaagaagaggaaggagaactGAGtaaggagagaggcagaggaaacgtGGTCCTGCGCTCCAGATGTTTCCGTACAGGGAGTGCCTGCTTGGAAGCAACGCGTCACCAAAACAAAGTTTCAGGCTCCATATTTCCACACAAATCTGAGTGAATAGAAATTGTGGATGCAATCGCATGTGCACATTCACGTTTACAGATTTTATTCGCGAAGTTCGACATGTCCCCGTTGTCCAGAGCGGCGCTGTCCTCTCGGCATCCACACAACACCGGGATCTTCCCTGAGGCAGCGCCGGCCCTTGCAGCGAGGGCGGAAAGCGCGAAATCCGTTCTTCTGCGTTtatctgtgttttttctgttctccgGGTGGAAATATGGAGACACCCAACACGTGCGAAACACAGGCGTGGTCGGGCGCAGGGAGTCTCTCACCGTCGAGTGTGTGCTGCGCAAACTGCGAAACAGAGGCTGAGACCTCGTCGCTGCGTTTTTCTTATCCGTCGCGTTCTGTCGCTACagttctcccttctctctgatTCAGGAGAGATGTGTCTCTTTTGGAAAAAGGttcgagggagaagacaagacaGGGAGGCAATTTGAGGGGGTGGCTAACACATCAGGActgagaaaagcggagaaaggggggagTGTGCCCAGCGAAGTAGACGGTGTCTCGTTCTTTCCAGGCGTCGGTCAGAGAAGTCTTCTTTTCACGgcgaacgaagagaggacaagaaAACGCGCGGGAAAATGGGTTGCTttgcctcgctcctcgcggGAAAATGCCTCCGAAAAGCGCACTCGCGCAAAAAGCCGCAAAAATGGGGGGTGGTGACCGACGGTGTGCATCCCAAGGCATCGCAGCATCGACGTGTCCTGTTCATTTGCGAAGCATTTGCCGAGACCGTGCGAGTTCCATCGGCCTTCCTTGTATCTCCGCAACAGGACTACCATCGATAAATACCTCTGCCACGCcatatagacatatatacgtagatgTGTAGATAACTTCGTATACACCTTGGAGACAGAGGTtcttttatatatatatatatatatatatatatatatattgattCGACAAGCACGAGCACGAgtcgggtgtacgtacatgTGGAAACGGGCTTTTTTTGACATTCAGGGAAGATGGGAAGACAGTGTTTGGCTCCTTGAACCAGCCCCGTGGCCATCAGTCActcgtttcctcgcgactgcttgctttttccgtcctcgccacagcggagaagagaatggCCTGCGCGTCCGTGTGAACGGTGCACGTGTACGACTTCGAATATTACATCCCGAAAAAGGAGGTGGCGATCCACCAAAGCAGAAAACCGATATATGGATAAAAGAGGTAGTCTTGGCCTCTCGACTCATTTCAAGACATGTAGAGCTCTGCAGCCGATCGCAGATAAATATCCGTAAACTATATTCATAAATGATACATACAATATAGGTGTCTGTAAAATCAGCGACACATTTATATGTGGGAGTATGTCAGTGCATGGTAAGTGTATCTCGTGCAGGTCTACGTGCCtacaggagacaggcgagaacggagagaggtgCGCTCTGGGTGTGAACCGAAGTCACTTCCATCTGTGTCAAACCATTTCTGGTTCTTAGTGAGAGAGTTGAAACGAGGCGGTCGTTTTTCTGTCACCAAACAGAGGTGAAGTCCACAAGACAGGGAAGCGATACAGCTTGGCCTTTCCCCCGCTAAACCGGAGTCTTCTAGGCCTCCGTGGCTGTACGAAGAACCGCCTCCGTTTTTGAAAGGAAGACGTGCAAATCTCCCCGAGTCCCCAAAAGCATATTTCCGCGTCCCCCGCTGCCAGTTTGCCGCTTGTCGTACAGAAAGTCCCAGAAGGCTTGGGAGTTTGGTGCCCATACAGGCTGCCTCCGAGTGTCCCAATATAATGgtgtatatgtagatacatgcatttctgcatgcgaaaaaaaaggcacGTATATACACACGTCGAGAGCGCTTTCTGGAAAGCGGCGCATGAGACGTGTGTCTTCCCCCACATTGCCTCTTTATACTGGCTTGTGTTGCTGGCGTGCCTCGTCGGGGGtttgttcttctttctgcttttGATGTGGTCGTGACTGTTTTGTGTTGgtgcgtcgctgtctctcctcttgcgAAGCGAGGCCTGTTTCCGCAACGCTTGTGCAAAGTGAGGCAAGCGCAGTCTCCTAGGCGAGGCGCCAAACCGGCTGAAACAGGGTGGGGCTGGCCTCCATCGCTCGCTGGGCAGAGGCGTGTGTGGGAAGGAAAGTCGGTCGCAGCGGAGAAAGGCTGTGCGCGCAATGCGCGACGGCCCTTGGCCGCGCGGGGGGAGACTCGGAGCCacttgttcttctctttaggaaaaaagaaaagcgtcagttttcctctctcacaGTCCACCGCGTTCTCTGCGCGCGGATAACCCGCCCCCGCCACGACGCGCCTTCAGACACTAAACCTCTTCTGCGTCAAACAGCGACAGGGGGTcgggcgcgcgcgaggcgcttcAGACCAGTCagagagcaagaaagagTCTCTTTCTTGGAGAACtagggagacagaaacgaagacacacacgcacgtgcagaagagagagacggaacgcAAGGTTCTTTTTAGCAGATGGCAGTGGCCGCAGCGGAGATCTTGGGCCACAGCTCGGCGCACTCCTTGCCGACGGGACCGGTGACGGCAGAACCTTTCATTTCTCCCTTGTTGTTCGCGACAACTCCGGCGTTGTCCTCGAAGTAGATGAAGTAGCCCTCTGCACGGCGCcacgctcttctctgtcgaaCAATGATGGCCATGTGGACTTTCTTCCTCAAGTCGGGTTTGCCTTTCTTGACTGTCGCCAAAACCAGATCGCCCAACGAGCACGCCGGCAGACGGTTCAGGCAGCTGCCCCAGCCCTAAAAAAGCCACGCATTTGAAACACAAAAAGTCCAGATCAGTCCACGAATCGGCacggaaaaaaacagagccTCCTCCCTCGATCGCCACACACATTTTTGTAAATTTGATAGACATCTCTTTCCTAAGGTTTGGCACGGAGATATGCAGGCGGGGTGGCTATATGTGCCGTGTTGTGAGTCGGCAGACATGCGGCCATCGCCGCtgacagaaggaagagagaaaacaacggcttccgcatgcacacagagacCCTCCTCTCGCGAGAAGATATATGCATCCACAGATGCATCTGTGTGTTTCGACGCGGGAGAAAATGTGAAAGAGCAAAGGGTGTTACATGTGCGTGCTCGACCGCCTAGAGACGCACCTTGACGGCAATGATGTACAGGTTCTTTGCGCCACTGTTGTCGCAGCAGTTGATGAGGGCACCGACGGGGAGACCTGTgggggaaaaaacaaaaaaccaCACCGGTGAAAAAGGCCTTCCAGCTTctcgcgaggcgagcgcgtgcAAAAACCCAGGGGAAACTGCGgaggaacacagagagaaacccaAGATGCACGAATCGGCGTCAGAAAACGGTCTCCCCACGCCGTGCTacaaacagagaaaagagcgtgCTCAGGCGCAAGAGAGCCGCACATTCTTTGGAGGCCGCATGAAGCAGACTGGCCACGGTGTACAGACCGCACAGCGGCCGAAAAGCTGGGAGTGCCCTGAAATGACACACGCTGACGCTGAACCTCGGTTGCAGAGACTCCTCGGGGTGCGAGGAAGTCAACCACACGGGGGTGACAACCCCTCTCCATGCGGGATGTACCACAGGAGATGCGCGGAAAGTTATACGGTGCGCTGCGTCAAAAGCGGGAGGCAGTCGAGAAAGGAAAATGCGCGAAAAAACTTGGCTGTTTGCCTCCCACTGGCGTCTGTCTGGGACAGCCCAATCCCCTCACGAGAGACTCACCGAGGGTCACCCTCATCTTGTTGCCACCAGCTCCTCCCCTGCCTGAACGGAAAACCGAAtcacacgcagagagagaaatttACGCACGCACACCAGAAAGAAACCCAGAGCTGGGTGGAGATGCCCGTACaaccacatatatatatatatatataaactATGGACCGCTCGGGAGATTCGTTCGCTGTGGGGCAGCACTACGGAGTCCTCCATGTGTGTCACGAGTTGATTTTTCTCTCTGAGAGGCCACGGAGCGGCTCGCAAGACGCCGGGGATcaggggagacgggaagccCGAGGGCGCTCCCCGGCGGCGCAGCCAGGCGCTTCCGGGGATGCGGCTTTCTAGAAAGAAGTCCCCAATGAACCccgtcgatgcatgcacttcATATGCGTCTTTcggcctctttttcccctcatTACACCAGAAGTGTGCCGCCGAGCCCCGCCCTCGAAGGCGTTGTTCCGGCAGCAGCGCGAGGGCCCCCGTGCGCTTCAAAAGGTCGGAAACAGGGAAAGGAATTTCTCGAGCGATGGAAAATGCAGTTCAACCagcttccgtgtctctcccccaTCACacaaagggaaacgcgagtcAAACTCGGCATCGGAAAAAAGAGCGCGGAACAcactctcgctcttccctcgaAAAATCTCAGTGTCCGTCGCTGCTTGCtggggaggcgaggccgccgcagaaagacggcggagacagcgtggCGCCAGGAACGCCGTATTTGACGCATTTATCGCGGCGGAAAACGCCGAATGCGTggacgaaaagaagggggaaaggaTTGAAAGTTCACTTTCGTTCCCAGAAAGCAATCGACGCCCCccgaaaaacggaagaaaccgCGTTCGGGGAtcccttctttcgctccCCACATAAGCGAGCGCAGACGTACCTCTCTTCATCTTGtcgcgaaaaaaaaagaaaggccgacgaagaaaaacggagatacggaggaaaagagaacggaacTCCGACAGTAGTGAGCGAAAGGGACGACGTGTTGGCGCGCGATGTGGCCTATCCcccacagaaaagaaaaaacgaaaactcGCAGAAAAGAGGGCGCTCTCCACGACGCCTCTACATGCTTTCACCAGGCGGGAGACACATCGGCTTACATTCGGAGAGAGCCAACCGCACAGTCGCGGCGGCACACAAAAGTCGAGAGAGACTCAAGCAAAAAAGGCTCCGGCTTTTCACAGATGCCTCAGCGGCCCCTGCCAGAGGCGAAAACAAGAAACAAACTTTTTCCCAGGGGAGAAATgacagagaagcgcgaaTTTCGGATCTTTAGAGAGGCCTCGCGGTGTATACGACTTCTGGAGTATACTGGGCGTTCCTGCTCGGGCATCCGCGAACTTACCGCCCGCGCCTGACGCTCTTCGTTGCATATCCCGATTCGTTTTTTTGGTCCCTTGGTCTGGAAAGTAAGCCCCCTAATGTGCGTCACGAAGTCTGTGAACGCACGAGCATGGGGTTTTCGGCCTTCCGAAATCTTTGCGGGTTAGTTCTctgagaaggagaaacgacCGCCGAGTGTCCCCTCGGCGTGGACAGCTCTGCGTTGGAAGAGGCTGAaccctctttctctggcgTGATATTCCCGTAGGCCTCAACGGCTCTATAAGCGTCGGGTCACATACGGATCGTGGGCGGAGAGCTATGTGTCGCTGCACATCTCTTCTCTGGGTACTTTTCGGTTTCCTATACTGGTCCCAACAAAGTGCTACCCGGTCCAAATGCACCCGTCACTTGCACTTTGCGATGAAAAAAAAGTTCACGATGAAGCCGGTCGCAGGCAACCGCACGAACACAAGTTAAGCGTGGTGACGACGACTTTCCGCATGGTCATTTTCCGTCGGAAATATCTGTACGTCGCCCACAGCAAACGGGAACAGAAAATGCGGCGGACAGTCCACCCGTGGAATTGACCACGTCCACGGACCTGGACAGCGAGAACTGTGTGATGAGTTTCGAAGCATGGCAACAAAATGATGAATCCCCCTCAGTGCCTTTGGGGTCCGTAGGCGGGGAACTTCACGGATGTACCGCCGCCACTCGCACTCGTTTAGGTTTGCAGTGTCGACACTGCCCTACGCAAACGGCACACGTGACTAACGACTCCGTTAGAAAGAAGTGAACTGCTCCGAGAGGAATCAAGAAACAGTCCGGCTAATCCCACGAACACACTGGTGAAAATGAGTCTGTCAGAAACCTTGAGAGAGGCGCACTCCCTGACAGCTAGAGTCGGCGACACGACTCGTCGTCCAACGCAGGAGAGCCCCTCCGGCCTTCAACTGTGTTGATCTCGGCGCGCGGCCTCTTCACACCTTTGTTGTCCGAAAGAGATGGCGAAGGCAAGTTCAAAACGAGTGTAGTCGATGGATCGAAACCGCTTCATGGACACAGGGTCACAGAATTCATCCGTCTGTGCGGAAAAAGCTGGTGACCGCTGCCCTCGGAGAAACGAGGGCCAACTCCCAGGCACATGCTCGTTTCTGGTGCAAGAGCTTTTCCCTGCGTGGTAAGTCGCAAGAAGAACTCTTCAGAGAGCGAAGCTTGGGTTCACGCCAGTTTGCTGCCGAAAGCAGACGGCATGCGATGAGCGGCCCAGACCTGAAAGCCTGTAACGTCCGTCATAGGTATTGAACGGAGCGATACTTTTCGCCCGCACTGACAGCTGTCAACAAGATCAGACAACGAAGGCAAAATCCCTCGCGTTCACTCTCTTACGCACGAAGAAAACGTCTCTCGGCTGCCAGTTTTGTGTGTGGACGGCGCGCCCGTCTAGCAGCCGCTTCGTAGGGGGCCGACCCAACATCCTAGGAAAAAAAGCCATCactgtttttcctctgaaGGCCACCGTGCATCTTTGGGATCCGTCAAGCAGATAAAAACCGATGGTGTGGCGTGCTGTAAAACTCGGGGTACGAAATTGGAGCGGCACAGCGAAAGAACGTTGTACGTTGCAGATCGGCCCATGAAACGATAGAAGCGTCAGCGTTAACACGGTGGCCGCTTCTAGCACTTCCTGAATATGTGCCACTGTCTCCACGAGAGTACCAGTCTGGGCTCCGCAAGATTGACACATTCCCATCGTGTCGCGAACACACTTTAGAGCTCACCGCATGCTGCCGCTTGGAGCACCATAGCAAATTCGAAGAATACCGTCTCCACAGACAAATGCGAAACCAGGTAGCaggttctcttctttgccctGCGATGGCTTCGCACTGGCCGCTCTGCGCAGTACACCTGACGCAGCGACAGGTTTCTGAATACACGGCCTTCGAGTTCCTTTTCGCCTATGCAGTGTGCTTTCTCCCAAACAGGCACGAGCATCGCATGCCTTGCAGTGTGACAACTCTTCGTCCGAAGTCCCAGACGAGGCGTTCGCGATCCCGGGACACCGTGCGTTTTGGCGCGTAGTGCCGCGACTGCTCCTTGCATGGAAACAGCCTTCCGGAGTTCCAGTGAGCTTGTCTTTGGCTACAACCGGAATTTCTCTCCGCCAAAACTCTGTACAGGATTACCTTTTCAAGGGGACAAGTGAGGAACCCCTTATCTGGCCGCTGttgcctcttccgccgcgcgGCGGTGTCGTCACCTTGGGTGGTGGGTTCCCGAACGCTT from Neospora caninum Liverpool complete genome, chromosome XI encodes:
- a CDS encoding putative 60S ribosomal protein L23; its protein translation is MKRGRGGAGGNKMRVTLGLPVGALINCCDNSGAKNLYIIAVKGWGSCLNRLPACSLGDLVLATVKKGKPDLRKKVHMAIIVRQRRAWRRAEGYFIYFEDNAGVVANNKGEMKGSAVTGPVGKECAELWPKISAAATAIC